A region from the Pelobates fuscus isolate aPelFus1 chromosome 3, aPelFus1.pri, whole genome shotgun sequence genome encodes:
- the LOC134600938 gene encoding 4-aminobutyrate aminotransferase, mitochondrial-like → MASLFLSRQMTFGIQQKTRLLVSCCRYIGQTTEKKNQFDFEYDSPLMKTQVPGPKSKELIRQLNTIQNADAVNFFCNYEESRGNYLVDVDGNRMLDLYSQISSIPIGYNHPALVKVMQQPHNLSSFINRPALGILPPENFKEKLEETLLSIGPKGLNQVITMSCGSCSNENAFKLIFMWYRSIERGHNSVTKEELDSSMINKFPGCPDYSILSFMGGFHGRTMGCLATTHSKPIHKLDIPSFDWPIAPFPKLKYPLEQFVKENLDEENRCLEEVEDLIVKYRKKKKTVAGIIVEPIQSEGGDNHASDDFFRKLRGIAKKHGCAFLVDEVQTGGGATGKFWAHEHWKMEDPADVVTFSKKMLTGGFFHKDELRPDAPYRIFNTWLGDPSKTILLAEVLNVIKRDDLLNNAVLAGKVLLDGLLELQIHYSHIVSRVRGRGTFCSFDTPDDATRTKLIFQARNKGVVLGGSGDKSIRFRPTLIFKEHHAHLFLNIFNDILANFK, encoded by the coding sequence ATGGCTTCTCTGTTTCTGTCTCGACAAATGACTTTTGGTATACAGCAAAAAACAAGATTATTGGTGTCCTGTTGTAGGTATATTGGTCAAAccacggaaaaaaaaaaccaatttgACTTTGAATATGACAGTCCACTTATGAAGACACAAGTTCCAGGCCCTAAATCAAAAGAATTAATAAGGCAACTGAACACCATTCAGAATGCTGATGCTGTGAACTTTTTTTGCAACTATGAAGAAAGCCGTGGAAACTATCTTGTTGATGTTGATGGCAATCGAATGTTGGACCTTTACTCTCAAATATCATCTATTCCAATTGGTTATAATCATCCAGCACTTGTAAAGGTTATGCAGCAACCACACAATTTGAGCTCTTTCATCAATAGACCGGCCCTTGGAATCTTGCCACCTGAGAACTTTAaagagaaattggaggaaacCTTATTATCTATCGGTCCTAAAGGCTTAAATCAAGTTATAACAATGTCCTGTGGCTCTTGCTCCAATGAAAATGCATTTAAGCTAATATTTATGTGGTACCGGAGCATAGAGCGAGGCCATAACAGTGTCACAAAAGAGGAATTGGATTCATCCATGATTAACAAGTTTCCAGGTTGTCCAGATTACAGCATTTTGTCTTTCATGGGTGGATTTCATGGAAGAACTATGGGATGCCTGGCAACCACTCACTCTAAACCAATCCACAAACTGGACATACCTTCTTTTGACTGGCCTATTGCCCCATTCCCAAAGTTGAAATACCCTTTGGAGCAGTTTGTGAAAGAGAACCTGGATGAAGAGAATCGTTGCCTGGAAGAGGTGGAAGATCTAATTGtcaaatacagaaaaaagaaaaagaccgTTGCTGGAATTATTGTTGAACCCATCCAATCAGAGGGGGGAGATAATCATGCTTCTGATGATTTTTTCAGAAAATTAAGAGGCATTGCTAAAAAGCATGGCTGTGCATTTTTGGTAGATGAAGTGCAGACTGGGGGAGGAGCTACTGGGAAATTTTGGGCTCATGAACACTGGAAGATGGAGGACCCAGCTGATGTGGTCACATTCAGTAAGAAAATGTTGACTGGAGGTTTTTTTCACAAGGATGAGCTTAGACCTGATGCTCCATATCGAATTTTTAATACATGGCTTGGAGATCCATCCAAAACCATCCTATTGGCTGAAGTGTTAAATGTCATCAAGCGAGATGATCTTCTGAACAATGCAGTGCTTGCTGGGAAGGTTCTCTTGGATGGTTTGCTGGAGCTTCAGATTCATTACTCACATATTGTAAGTAGAGTGAGAGGTAGAGGTACATTCTGTTCATTTGATACTCCAGATGACGCAACACGAACAAAGTTGATATTTCAAGCAAGAAACAAAGGTGTTGTGCTAGGAGGATCTGGCGATAAGTCTATCCGCTTCAGACCAACTTTGATTTTCAAAGAGCATCATGCACActtatttttgaatatttttaatgACATCCTTGCGAATTTCAAGTAG